The following nucleotide sequence is from Atribacterota bacterium.
TTTATTCGCTATCCTGATAGCAATTTCTAAGGCTTGATTATATTTCACACGTTGAGAAGCCTGCATCCAATAGATAATATATTTGCCTTCTTGCTCATGCTTTTCATTAAGATAGGAAATTCTGTCTTCCTGAATCATCTCTATCTCACCTCAATTCCTAAAAATAATTAAATAACTTATTTATTATCTACTTCTACCATATTCTTCGGCTTGGTGAATATCGCATTTATATTGTGAATGGCTTTAAGAAATTTAAAAAAGTAGTATTATGGCAAAATTACAATATATAAAATTAAGAATTTGTGCCTTTTTATACATTCTATCATAAAATAATTATAATAAAGCAAAATTAAAGAAGGCTCTCTTCAATTGCTTTCTTTATAATCTCTACAGCCTTTCCCGCATCTTCTCTGGAAATATGGCGATTGGTTACTAGACGAATCTTAAAGGGAGGCACAGGAGATACCAATAGTCCTTTCTCTTTTAATAATGCTGCCAGTTTGATTGCTGACACTTTTGTTTGACTGATATCACAGTAAACCATATTGGTTTGTACTGTGTTTAAGTTAATTTGAAGACCATTAACTTTCACTAACTCCTCGGCAATATATCTGGCATTGACATGGTCCTCTGTCAGGCGATCAACCATTTTTTCTAATGCCACAATTCCTGCTGATGCTAATACTCCAGCCTGTCTCATGCCACCGCCTAACATTTTTCTTACTTTTCTGGCTCTCTCAACGAAGGTTCTACTCCCAATAAGTACCGAACCTATCGGAGCACTTAGACCTTTCGAGAGGCAGAACATAACTGAATCGGCATTCTTAACCAATTCTTTTACCTCTACCCCCAGGGCAACTGCCGCATTGAAGATACGGGCTC
It contains:
- the ltaE gene encoding low-specificity L-threonine aldolase; amino-acid sequence: MFINLRSDTQTLPTEEMLEEMRYAPLGDDVFGEDPTVNKLEKIAAEKMGKEAALLVASGTMGNLCALMSHTHPGDEVILEADSHTYYYEVGGFSALAGLSPRLIQGEHGIITVNMIKKVMRNRDIHFPPTTLLCIENTHNRGGGTIYPVSLMDEIAHFAHEQGLKVHVDGARIFNAAVALGVEVKELVKNADSVMFCLSKGLSAPIGSVLIGSRTFVERARKVRKMLGGGMRQAGVLASAGIVALEKMVDRLTEDHVNARYIAEELVKVNGLQINLNTVQTNMVYCDISQTKVSAIKLAALLKEKGLLVSPVPPFKIRLVTNRHISREDAGKAVEIIKKAIEESLL